The Oleidesulfovibrio alaskensis DSM 16109 genome has a segment encoding these proteins:
- a CDS encoding polyprenyl synthetase family protein, translated as MQELLEYLGAIQPKVNETLAAETGTLNTMVQPVATHVLSAGGKRLRPLLAILFARALGRGGDDIYPLACSVELLHSATLLHDDIIDDAALRRGLPAAHTLFGSTRTILAGDALLALANLIVSRYGDTRLTECIARAIIETATGEIAEIEYLRSTGHPQETYIEIIKGKTAWMIQASCQLGAIAAGATEQQEQAACDFGMNLGIAFQIVDDALDFSPSAGETGKPVAGDLREGKLTPPLHMYLERLEGADRQEFLHKFTTGTFSDADVDNVARAVRGQGLDKATRDLADTYLKKAAEALHMLDESREKTVLRQTVDYVKNRSR; from the coding sequence ATGCAAGAACTTCTGGAATATCTGGGCGCCATCCAGCCCAAAGTGAATGAGACTCTGGCCGCGGAAACCGGCACTCTGAACACCATGGTGCAACCTGTGGCCACTCATGTGCTGAGCGCCGGCGGCAAACGCCTGCGGCCGCTGCTGGCCATACTTTTTGCCCGTGCCCTGGGCCGCGGCGGCGACGATATATACCCGCTGGCCTGTTCCGTCGAGCTGCTGCACTCGGCCACACTGCTGCACGACGACATCATAGACGACGCCGCGCTGCGCCGTGGTCTGCCCGCCGCGCACACACTTTTCGGCAGCACCAGAACCATCCTTGCAGGCGATGCGCTGCTGGCCCTCGCCAACCTCATTGTTTCGCGTTATGGTGATACGAGGCTTACCGAATGCATCGCACGGGCCATCATTGAAACAGCCACCGGTGAAATTGCCGAAATCGAATACCTGCGCAGCACAGGCCACCCGCAGGAAACATATATAGAAATTATCAAAGGCAAAACCGCGTGGATGATTCAGGCTTCCTGTCAGCTGGGTGCCATTGCGGCCGGTGCCACGGAGCAGCAGGAGCAGGCAGCCTGCGACTTCGGCATGAATCTGGGCATAGCCTTCCAGATAGTGGATGATGCGCTGGACTTTTCACCTTCTGCCGGAGAAACCGGCAAGCCGGTGGCCGGCGACCTGCGCGAAGGCAAGCTTACCCCGCCGCTGCACATGTATCTGGAAAGGCTGGAAGGCGCCGACCGGCAGGAGTTTCTGCACAAATTCACCACCGGCACCTTTTCCGATGCCGATGTGGACAACGTGGCAAGAGCGGTGCGCGGACAGGGGCTGGACAAAGCCACCAGAGACCTTGCCGACACCTATCTGAAAAAAGCCGCAGAGGCACTGCACATGCTGGACGAAAGCAGGGAAAAAACCGTGCTCAGGCAAACGGTGGATTATGTGAAAAACCGCAGCAGGTAG
- a CDS encoding AIR synthase-related protein, which translates to MLRRIEVGLRPHVADTVGRKVCNKIAESLDITPESVQIVKVFTIDGLSEQQLDEVLKQGALHDPVLQEASAAPAAGDADWYLEVGLRPGVTDNEGRTARETIAIVLGISDRRSVNVYVANQYRISGDLSRDDVERIGRDLLANELIQRFSVKSRAQWQAEPGFPAAAAQVLGQACDEVAFIPLDTMDDAAMAAFSRDNTLALSLEEMHCIRDHYAQPDVKAAREKMGLPARPTDAEVEALAQTWSEHCKHKIFSARIRYRNEETGTGETINSLYKTCIQGSTSLLRKRMGKKDFCLSVFKDNAGVISFTDTHSVCIKVETHNSPSALDPYGGALTGIVGVNRDPMGTGMGANMVCNTDVFCFASPFYEEKLPPRLLHPRRVLEGVREGVEHGGNKSGVPTVNGSIVFHDRYLGKPLVYCGTVGMIPATVAGRPGHEKKALPGDIVVMAGGRIGKDGIHGATFSSEELHEGSPATAVQIGDPITQRKTYDFIMRARDKGLYNAITDNGAGGLSSSVGEMAEDTGGCRIDVSRAPLKYDGLRPWEILLSEAQERMTLAVPPAKIEEFLALAREMDVEATALGEFTDSGYFHVTYGEKPVAYLSMEFLHDGVPQMQLDAVWERPQLSAPAIDVDDAHQGSLLKTMLGRLNICSKEYVIRQYDHEVKGGSVVKPLVGVLRDGPADAGVMRPLLENEAGIVLSHGICPKFSDIDTYWMMANAIDEAVRNAVAVGGNIDHMAGVDNFCWCDPVQSEKTPDGRYKLAQLVRANKALAHFCQAYGVPCISGKDSMKNDYTGGGTKISIPPTVLFSVLGVIPDVNKTVTSDFKQAGDGIYLLGVTRRELGGSELADELGILSADVPHVDAVPALLRYRTLYKAIGAGLVSGCHDLSDGGLAVAVAEMALAGRTGADVNLNAVALAGSLNKAEVLYSESASRLLVTVPAAQQNAFEQMFKGQHCTRIGQVTAHDSLRVLSGDSVLLAEPVEELARSFKGTLNF; encoded by the coding sequence ATGCTACGCCGCATTGAAGTTGGTCTGCGACCCCATGTCGCGGACACCGTGGGCCGCAAGGTCTGCAACAAAATTGCCGAATCTCTGGATATCACTCCCGAGTCCGTGCAGATAGTCAAAGTGTTCACCATTGACGGGCTTTCGGAGCAGCAGCTTGACGAAGTGCTGAAACAGGGAGCTCTGCACGACCCCGTTCTGCAGGAGGCATCTGCCGCCCCCGCCGCGGGCGATGCCGACTGGTATCTGGAAGTGGGCCTGCGCCCGGGCGTGACGGACAACGAAGGCCGCACCGCCCGCGAAACCATTGCCATTGTGCTGGGCATCAGCGACCGTCGCTCGGTCAACGTGTATGTGGCCAACCAGTACCGCATCAGCGGCGATCTTTCGCGCGATGATGTGGAACGCATAGGACGCGATCTGCTTGCCAACGAACTCATCCAGCGCTTTTCCGTCAAAAGCCGCGCCCAGTGGCAAGCCGAGCCGGGCTTTCCCGCCGCTGCCGCGCAGGTACTGGGACAGGCCTGCGACGAAGTGGCCTTTATCCCGCTGGACACCATGGACGACGCGGCCATGGCCGCTTTCAGCCGCGACAACACGCTGGCTCTCAGTCTGGAAGAAATGCACTGCATACGCGACCATTACGCGCAACCGGACGTAAAAGCCGCCCGCGAAAAAATGGGCCTGCCCGCACGTCCCACCGATGCCGAAGTGGAAGCGCTTGCCCAGACATGGTCCGAACACTGCAAGCATAAGATTTTCTCTGCACGCATCCGGTACCGCAACGAAGAAACCGGCACCGGCGAGACCATCAACAGCCTGTACAAAACCTGTATTCAGGGTTCCACAAGCCTGCTGCGCAAACGCATGGGCAAAAAAGACTTCTGCCTTTCCGTTTTCAAGGACAACGCAGGTGTCATATCCTTTACGGACACGCACAGCGTCTGCATAAAGGTGGAAACCCACAACTCGCCCTCGGCGCTTGACCCCTACGGCGGAGCGCTTACCGGCATTGTGGGCGTAAACCGCGACCCCATGGGCACCGGCATGGGCGCCAACATGGTGTGCAACACCGATGTGTTCTGTTTTGCCTCGCCCTTTTATGAAGAAAAACTGCCCCCCCGCCTGCTGCATCCGCGCCGCGTGCTTGAAGGCGTGCGCGAAGGTGTGGAGCACGGCGGCAACAAATCCGGTGTTCCCACGGTAAACGGCTCCATTGTGTTCCACGACAGGTACCTGGGAAAACCGCTGGTCTACTGCGGTACAGTGGGCATGATTCCGGCCACGGTGGCGGGCAGACCCGGTCACGAAAAAAAGGCTCTGCCGGGCGATATCGTGGTGATGGCCGGCGGACGCATAGGCAAGGACGGCATCCACGGCGCCACGTTCTCGTCCGAGGAACTGCACGAAGGCTCTCCCGCCACGGCAGTACAGATCGGTGACCCCATCACACAGCGCAAAACGTATGATTTCATCATGCGCGCACGGGACAAAGGCCTGTACAACGCCATTACAGACAACGGTGCCGGAGGGCTTTCCTCTTCCGTGGGCGAAATGGCCGAAGACACCGGCGGCTGCCGCATAGACGTTTCGCGCGCACCGCTCAAATATGACGGACTGCGCCCGTGGGAAATCCTGCTTTCCGAAGCGCAGGAACGGATGACGCTGGCCGTACCGCCTGCAAAAATAGAAGAGTTTCTTGCCCTTGCACGCGAAATGGACGTTGAGGCCACAGCACTGGGCGAATTCACTGACTCCGGCTACTTTCATGTGACCTACGGCGAAAAGCCGGTGGCCTACCTTTCCATGGAGTTCCTGCATGACGGTGTTCCGCAGATGCAGCTTGACGCCGTGTGGGAACGCCCGCAGCTGTCGGCACCGGCCATAGACGTGGACGACGCCCATCAGGGCAGCCTGCTTAAAACAATGCTGGGACGGCTGAACATCTGCTCCAAAGAGTACGTCATCCGCCAGTACGACCACGAAGTAAAGGGCGGCAGCGTCGTCAAACCGCTGGTGGGCGTTCTGCGTGACGGCCCCGCCGATGCGGGCGTCATGCGCCCCCTGCTGGAAAACGAGGCAGGCATAGTGCTCTCGCACGGCATCTGCCCCAAATTCAGCGATATCGACACCTACTGGATGATGGCCAACGCCATTGACGAAGCGGTGCGCAACGCGGTTGCAGTGGGCGGCAACATTGATCATATGGCCGGTGTGGACAACTTCTGCTGGTGCGACCCCGTGCAGTCGGAAAAAACTCCCGACGGCCGGTACAAGCTGGCGCAGCTGGTACGCGCCAACAAAGCTCTGGCCCATTTCTGTCAGGCCTACGGCGTACCCTGCATATCCGGCAAAGATTCCATGAAAAATGACTACACCGGCGGCGGTACCAAAATATCCATTCCGCCCACGGTGCTGTTCTCCGTTCTGGGGGTCATCCCCGATGTGAACAAAACAGTCACTTCCGACTTCAAACAAGCCGGAGACGGCATATACCTGCTGGGTGTCACCCGCCGCGAACTGGGCGGATCGGAACTGGCAGACGAGCTGGGCATTCTTTCCGCCGATGTGCCGCATGTGGACGCCGTTCCGGCACTCCTGCGCTACCGCACGCTGTACAAAGCCATCGGTGCCGGACTTGTTTCCGGCTGTCACGACCTGTCCGACGGCGGTCTGGCTGTGGCTGTGGCCGAAATGGCTCTGGCAGGACGCACGGGCGCCGATGTCAACCTGAACGCAGTGGCTCTTGCAGGCAGCCTGAACAAGGCTGAAGTGCTCTACTCCGAATCGGCATCGCGCCTGCTGGTCACCGTGCCAGCAGCACAGCAGAACGCCTTTGAGCAGATGTTCAAAGGTCAGCACTGCACCCGTATCGGACAGGTGACCGCACACGATTCCCTGCGCGTGCTCTCCGGAGACTCCGTACTGCTTGCCGAACCTGTGGAAGAACTGGCGCGCAGCTTTAAAGGCACGCTGAACTTCTAG
- a CDS encoding DUF2065 domain-containing protein, producing MKKNALMEFTKQLLSAAVGLWLFAEGITFFLGAERLKPVLRALAETRTAHLRITGLVMMLLGVGAVALARYYFISG from the coding sequence ATGAAAAAGAACGCCCTTATGGAATTCACAAAACAGTTACTTTCTGCTGCGGTCGGCCTGTGGCTTTTTGCCGAAGGCATTACTTTTTTTCTTGGCGCCGAGCGCCTGAAGCCGGTGCTGCGCGCCCTTGCGGAAACCAGAACCGCCCATCTGCGCATTACCGGTCTGGTCATGATGCTGCTGGGCGTCGGGGCTGTGGCGCTGGCCCGTTATTATTTCATTTCCGGTTAG
- a CDS encoding nucleotide sugar dehydrogenase, giving the protein MIRFEELTDANAAVAVVGLGYVGLPLAVALSEHFRVIGFDISQRRVDALIKGEDATGEVENSRLAACKAEFTADPARIGQADIVIVAVPTPIDGNRRPDLFPVESASRTVGRTMKKGCVVVYESTVYPGLTEEICVPILEKESGMKFGTDFTVGYSPERINPGDKVHTLETIVKVVSGSDEATADLLQRMYGTVVTAGTFRASSIRVAEAAKVIENTQRDLNIALMNELALLFDRMDIDTLEVLEAAGTKWNFLPFRPGLVGGHCIGVDPYYLTFKAEALGHHPQVILAGRRINDGMGKFVAETCVKKMIRKGNVVAGSRVGVLGLTFKENVPDLRNTRVVDVIDELRDYGVHVLVHDPQADPAEAHEEYGLTLTGLDTLRELDAVILAVPHAEYDALQAQDIRGWFRDPQKALLLDIKGAKSPAAFTDAGFDYWRL; this is encoded by the coding sequence ATGATCAGGTTTGAAGAACTTACCGACGCAAATGCCGCCGTGGCCGTTGTGGGTCTCGGCTATGTTGGGCTGCCTCTTGCCGTGGCCTTAAGCGAACACTTCCGCGTGATCGGCTTTGACATTTCGCAACGCCGCGTGGATGCCCTCATCAAAGGTGAAGACGCCACAGGCGAAGTGGAAAATTCCCGGCTGGCGGCGTGCAAGGCAGAATTTACCGCAGACCCCGCGCGCATCGGTCAGGCGGACATTGTCATCGTGGCCGTGCCCACGCCCATCGACGGCAATCGCCGGCCCGATCTTTTTCCGGTGGAAAGCGCCTCGCGCACTGTGGGCCGCACCATGAAAAAAGGCTGCGTGGTGGTATACGAATCCACGGTATACCCCGGCCTTACCGAAGAAATCTGCGTGCCCATTCTTGAAAAAGAATCGGGCATGAAATTCGGCACCGACTTCACCGTGGGCTATTCGCCCGAGCGCATCAATCCGGGCGACAAAGTTCACACCCTCGAAACCATCGTCAAGGTTGTTTCCGGCAGCGATGAAGCCACGGCGGACCTGCTGCAGCGCATGTACGGCACAGTGGTCACCGCCGGAACATTCCGCGCATCCAGCATCCGCGTTGCCGAGGCAGCAAAGGTCATCGAAAACACCCAGAGAGACCTGAACATCGCCCTTATGAACGAACTGGCGCTGCTGTTCGACCGCATGGACATCGACACGCTGGAAGTGCTTGAAGCAGCCGGCACAAAATGGAATTTCCTGCCGTTCCGTCCCGGTCTCGTGGGCGGCCACTGCATCGGCGTCGACCCGTACTATCTCACCTTCAAGGCCGAAGCGCTGGGACACCACCCGCAGGTCATTCTTGCCGGACGCCGCATCAATGACGGCATGGGCAAATTCGTGGCCGAAACCTGCGTGAAAAAAATGATCCGCAAAGGCAACGTGGTGGCCGGTTCCCGCGTGGGCGTGCTGGGGCTTACCTTCAAGGAAAACGTACCCGACCTGCGCAACACCCGCGTGGTGGACGTGATTGACGAACTGCGCGACTACGGCGTGCATGTGCTGGTGCACGACCCGCAGGCCGACCCCGCGGAAGCCCACGAAGAATACGGCCTGACCCTGACCGGTCTGGACACCCTGCGCGAGCTGGATGCTGTTATTCTGGCCGTACCGCACGCGGAATACGACGCACTGCAGGCACAGGATATCCGCGGCTGGTTCCGCGATCCGCAAAAAGCCCTGCTGCTGGATATCAAAGGCGCAAAGTCGCCCGCCGCGTTCACTGACGCCGGTTTTGACTACTGGCGCCTGTAA
- a CDS encoding HDOD domain-containing protein, whose amino-acid sequence MTTQEAADRSKTMEWYSECLQLTFPPVMVKLLQALAQPEPDFSVIAELLAMDPVLAATILELVNSPYYGQRNPVSDMQRAVVVLGSREILKIALSIAYQQRVTGALHRKPTELFPDWRMALWSAIAAEKLSAQLAPGDEALAYLAALLKDLGIFIRQCTRSSDPVLARRRYLTEYSRAHATSEQVHWGKEHQELSAELFSTWNMPQRFVDAVRHHHAPALNGLDPFTLCVALATRWAELLQTGQGDHAELIRHEMLMAGLLQLDGPGMEALRADCATRFRVLLSSLGIEDAPLSDRLYTQTLEDIQRFHFLSTELQRAASYEEAVKMTGRQLHWLWNMKKWEVALRDPSVNRYVLFRPVPEQGVQPVASSAEVDALPWSRGGVRLPLAAEGDVYGSMNVPRSKTRLQEEGSLAVYARFLSKGLEIFYTEQSGLRSKARLLDSLPNMVAQVDATGIIREANTAFLALAGQDSDPRGHALSDVLRNAYGIETESVWRQITAETQNNAANKIFTYCTTQGAARTCALLSIFRNLPEQGAFLVRIEDITQVSALEAEVLEQNDFLSSLMEAMQEVVFTVDATGRVLWTSSDMLLQAGTMLFDIAAATTPGAAWGADHLPVQRQADTAEQQTAHPQEKQTPVPVEVAIKLPDGSSALYELSVSPLKTRAETARWIIVGRDLTSIRRMEEKMRMQAVFDGLTGLFNHTHFHMLLDREIARCHRTRHPLALIFLDLDGFKAINDTQGHREGDRILRQVSNALRSCIRKGTDFACRYGGDEFTVIVTEFKEDALPAMSARILDAIESGTSGAVSASVGVALLQSQDSAESLVQRADTASYAAKKAGGRQVAQAPLHPGSA is encoded by the coding sequence ATGACCACGCAAGAAGCAGCTGACCGCAGTAAGACCATGGAGTGGTACTCCGAGTGTCTTCAGCTCACGTTTCCCCCTGTGATGGTCAAACTGCTGCAGGCGCTTGCCCAGCCGGAGCCCGATTTTTCTGTCATCGCCGAGCTGCTGGCCATGGATCCGGTTCTTGCGGCCACCATTCTGGAACTGGTCAACTCACCCTACTACGGGCAGCGCAATCCCGTGTCCGACATGCAGCGGGCCGTAGTGGTACTCGGCTCGCGGGAAATTCTCAAAATAGCCCTGTCCATAGCCTACCAGCAGCGCGTGACCGGCGCACTGCACCGCAAACCAACCGAACTTTTTCCCGACTGGCGCATGGCACTGTGGAGCGCCATTGCCGCAGAAAAACTGTCGGCCCAGCTGGCACCCGGCGACGAGGCTCTGGCCTATCTTGCCGCACTGCTCAAAGATCTGGGAATTTTTATCAGACAGTGCACCCGCAGTTCAGACCCCGTGCTTGCCCGCCGCCGTTATCTGACGGAATATTCCCGCGCCCACGCCACATCCGAACAGGTCCACTGGGGCAAAGAGCATCAGGAGCTTTCCGCAGAACTGTTCAGCACATGGAACATGCCGCAACGCTTTGTCGACGCGGTGCGCCACCATCATGCCCCGGCGCTTAACGGGCTGGACCCCTTCACGTTGTGCGTCGCGCTTGCCACCCGCTGGGCCGAACTGCTGCAGACCGGACAGGGCGATCATGCGGAACTCATCCGCCATGAAATGCTGATGGCCGGGCTGCTGCAGCTTGACGGGCCGGGTATGGAAGCGCTGCGCGCCGACTGTGCCACCCGCTTCCGCGTTCTGCTCAGCTCTCTGGGCATAGAAGACGCCCCGCTTTCCGACAGACTCTACACCCAGACGCTTGAAGACATTCAGCGCTTTCATTTTCTGAGCACAGAACTGCAGCGCGCCGCCTCGTACGAAGAAGCCGTCAAAATGACCGGCAGACAGCTGCACTGGCTGTGGAACATGAAGAAATGGGAAGTGGCTCTGCGCGATCCTTCCGTAAACAGATATGTGCTTTTCCGTCCTGTGCCCGAACAGGGTGTGCAGCCCGTTGCCAGCAGTGCCGAGGTTGACGCCCTGCCGTGGAGCAGAGGCGGTGTGCGCCTGCCGCTGGCTGCCGAGGGTGACGTGTACGGCAGCATGAACGTGCCGCGCAGCAAAACCAGACTGCAGGAAGAAGGCAGCCTGGCCGTATACGCCAGATTTCTCTCAAAAGGGCTGGAAATATTCTATACGGAACAGAGCGGACTGCGCAGTAAAGCCCGTCTGCTTGATTCGCTGCCCAACATGGTGGCGCAGGTGGACGCCACAGGCATCATACGCGAAGCCAACACGGCCTTTCTTGCACTTGCCGGGCAGGACAGCGACCCGCGCGGGCATGCTTTAAGCGACGTGCTGCGCAATGCATACGGCATTGAGACCGAATCAGTATGGCGGCAGATCACGGCGGAAACACAAAACAATGCCGCAAACAAAATTTTTACATACTGCACCACGCAGGGAGCAGCCCGTACCTGCGCTCTGCTCAGCATCTTCCGCAACCTGCCTGAGCAGGGGGCATTTCTGGTACGTATCGAAGACATAACACAGGTTTCCGCACTGGAAGCCGAAGTGCTGGAACAAAATGACTTTCTGAGCAGCCTCATGGAGGCCATGCAGGAGGTTGTATTCACCGTCGACGCCACCGGCAGAGTGCTGTGGACCAGCTCGGACATGCTGCTGCAGGCCGGTACCATGCTGTTTGACATCGCCGCCGCCACAACGCCCGGTGCCGCGTGGGGGGCCGATCATCTGCCTGTGCAGCGGCAGGCGGACACTGCGGAACAGCAGACGGCACACCCGCAGGAAAAACAGACGCCCGTACCGGTGGAAGTCGCCATAAAACTGCCCGACGGCAGCAGCGCACTGTACGAGCTTTCAGTCTCGCCGCTCAAAACGCGGGCGGAAACAGCGCGCTGGATCATCGTGGGGCGCGATCTGACCAGCATCCGGCGCATGGAAGAAAAAATGCGCATGCAGGCAGTGTTTGACGGCCTCACAGGGCTTTTCAATCATACGCATTTTCACATGCTGCTCGACAGAGAAATAGCCCGCTGCCATCGCACACGGCATCCTCTGGCACTTATCTTCCTTGATCTGGACGGGTTCAAAGCCATCAACGACACGCAAGGGCACCGCGAAGGCGACAGAATACTGCGTCAGGTTTCCAACGCCCTGCGCTCCTGCATACGCAAAGGAACTGATTTTGCCTGCCGCTACGGCGGCGACGAATTTACCGTCATCGTGACGGAATTCAAAGAAGACGCGCTACCCGCCATGTCCGCCCGCATACTGGACGCCATTGAATCGGGCACATCAGGTGCTGTAAGCGCCAGTGTGGGGGTTGCCCTTCTGCAATCGCAGGATTCTGCGGAAAGTCTTGTCCAGCGGGCCGACACCGCAAGCTACGCCGCAAAAAAAGCCGGAGGACGGCAGGTTGCTCAAGCCCCCCTGCATCCCGGTTCCGCATGA
- the mqnB gene encoding futalosine hydrolase: MHYKSTGTATRYTYHQMTLIITTATTREMEAVLKGFNGRGRVGCVLPRQGEVCASPVNERQCLLAVTGVGPVNAAFTLGRLLGEHRNIDGVISLGIAGTFDPDAAPLGSTVLATRETWADYGLYTAQGVDPMGIGFGQTDDAVNPVWNSIELNPAPVLAVLQLTPPPLCRTGGSLTVAAASGTAERACAMRQTHHALTENMEGFALALGCLRQGVPFLELRTVSNVVGSRAAHDWAVDDAFASLGQAARALFV; encoded by the coding sequence GTGCACTATAAAAGCACCGGAACTGCAACCCGTTATACCTACCACCAGATGACGCTGATTATTACCACCGCCACCACCAGAGAAATGGAAGCCGTCCTTAAAGGGTTCAACGGCAGGGGCCGCGTAGGCTGCGTGCTGCCCCGTCAGGGTGAAGTATGCGCATCGCCCGTCAACGAACGTCAGTGTCTGCTGGCCGTGACCGGTGTGGGACCGGTGAATGCGGCCTTTACACTGGGCCGGCTGCTGGGCGAACACCGCAACATCGACGGGGTTATCTCGCTGGGTATAGCAGGCACATTTGACCCGGATGCCGCCCCGCTGGGCAGCACTGTGCTGGCCACGCGTGAAACATGGGCCGATTACGGCCTGTATACGGCACAGGGGGTCGACCCCATGGGAATCGGGTTCGGCCAGACGGACGATGCCGTCAATCCGGTCTGGAACAGTATAGAGCTGAACCCCGCGCCGGTACTGGCCGTGCTGCAGCTGACCCCGCCGCCCCTTTGCCGCACGGGCGGCAGCCTGACGGTGGCCGCCGCCAGCGGTACGGCGGAACGCGCCTGCGCCATGCGGCAGACGCATCATGCCCTGACAGAAAATATGGAAGGCTTTGCGCTGGCGCTCGGCTGTCTGCGGCAGGGTGTGCCTTTTCTGGAACTGCGCACGGTTTCCAATGTGGTCGGTTCGCGCGCAGCGCATGACTGGGCCGTGGACGATGCATTCGCCTCGCTGGGGCAGGCCGCCCGCGCCCTGTTTGTCTGA
- a CDS encoding ubiquinone/menaquinone biosynthesis methyltransferase, producing the protein MKHTDSQEHACNVSGMFGRIAGCYDFLNHFLSVGMDYWWRYELVRQIIPGPRGRVLDLAAGTYDVSLEIRRQYPHMRVAALDYCLPMLTTGKKKLRGLKGAGVYPAQGDGRHLPLADNSVDCATIAFGIRNIIPREEAFREILRVLVPGGRLCVLEFGSGKNKVWKGLYNFYLQHALPRIGKIFSGDDSAYRYLADTIIAFPDARELAQEMRDAGFARVLHRPLTSGIVQLHVAQKANRK; encoded by the coding sequence ATGAAGCACACAGACAGTCAGGAACACGCCTGCAATGTTTCAGGCATGTTCGGCCGCATTGCAGGCTGCTACGATTTTCTCAATCATTTTCTGAGCGTCGGCATGGACTACTGGTGGCGTTACGAACTCGTGCGTCAGATAATACCCGGCCCCAGGGGGCGGGTGCTTGATCTGGCCGCGGGCACGTACGACGTTTCGCTGGAAATAAGACGACAGTACCCGCACATGCGGGTTGCCGCGCTGGATTACTGCCTGCCCATGCTGACCACGGGCAAAAAAAAGCTGCGCGGTCTCAAAGGCGCCGGAGTCTATCCCGCACAGGGCGACGGCAGGCATCTGCCACTCGCGGACAACAGCGTAGACTGCGCCACCATAGCCTTCGGCATACGCAACATCATTCCCCGTGAAGAGGCCTTCCGCGAAATTCTGCGGGTGCTGGTACCCGGCGGCAGGCTTTGTGTACTGGAATTCGGTTCAGGCAAAAACAAGGTGTGGAAAGGGCTGTACAATTTTTACCTGCAACACGCCCTGCCCCGCATCGGCAAAATTTTTTCAGGCGACGACAGCGCGTACCGCTATCTGGCCGACACCATCATCGCCTTTCCCGATGCGCGGGAACTGGCGCAGGAAATGCGTGACGCCGGTTTTGCACGGGTGCTTCACCGGCCGCTTACTTCGGGCATAGTCCAGCTGCATGTGGCGCAGAAGGCTAACCGGAAATGA